A region from the Lolium perenne isolate Kyuss_39 chromosome 4, Kyuss_2.0, whole genome shotgun sequence genome encodes:
- the LOC127332423 gene encoding sucrose synthase 1 — translation MGEAAGDRVLSRLHSVRERIGDSLSAHPNELVAVFTRLVNLGKGMLQPHQIIAEYNTAIPEAEREKLKDGAFEDVLRAAQEAIVISPWVALAIRPRPGVWEYVRVNVSELAVEELSVPEYLQFKEQLVEGSNKDFVLELDFEPFNASFPRPSLSKSIGNGVQFLNRHLSSKLFHVKESMYPLLNFLRAHNYKGMPMMMNDRVRSLSALQGALRKAEEHLSGLPADTPYSDFHHRFQELGLEKGWGDCAKRAQETLHLLLDLLEAPDPSTLEKFLGTIPMVFNVVILSPHGYFAQANVLGYPDTGGQVVYILDQVRAMENEMLLRIKQQGLDITPRILIVTRLLPDATGTTCGQRLEKVLGTEHTHILRVPFRTENGIVRKWISRFEVWPYLETFTDDVAHEISGELQANPDLIIGNYSDGNLVACLLAHKMGVTHCTIAHALEKTKYPNSDLYWKKFEDHYHFSCQFTTDLIAMNHADFIITSTFQEIAGNKDTVGQYESHMAFTMPGMYRVVHGIDVFDPKFNIVSPGADMSIYFPYSESQRRLTSLHPEIEELLYSDVDNDEHKFVLKDRNKPIIFSMARLDRVKNLTGLVELYGRNPRLQELVNLVVVCGDHGNPSKDKEEQAEFKKMFDLIEQYNLNGHIRWISAQMNRVRNAELYRYICDTKGAFVQPAFYEAFGLTVIEAMTCGLPTFATAYGGPAEIIVNGVSGYHIDPYQGDKASALLVEFFEKCQGDHSHWTKISLGGLQRIEEKYTWKLYSERLMTLTGVYGFWKYVSNLERRETRRYLEMLYALKYRTMASTVPLAVEGEPSSK, via the exons ATGGGGGAAGCCGCCGGCGACCGTGTGCTGAGCCGCCTCCACAGCGTGAGGGAGCGAATCGGCGACTCCCTCTCCGCCCACCCCAATGAGCTCGTCGCCGTCTTCACCAG GCTGGTCAACCTTGGAAAGGGAATGCTGCAGCCCCACCAGATCATCGCTGAGTACAACACTGCAATCCCTGAAGCAGAGCGCGAGAAGCTCAAGGATGGCGCCTTCGAGGATGTACTGAGGGCAGCGCAG GAGGCAATCGTCATCTCCCCATGGGTTGCACTTGCCATCCGCCCTAGGCCTGGTGTCTGGGAGTATGTGAGGGTCAATGTGAGCGAGCTTGCGGTCGAGGAGTTGAGTGTCCCTGAGTACTTGCAGTTCAAGGAACAGCTTGTCGAAGGAAG caacaaagattttgtgcTTGAGCTGGACTTTGAGCCATTCAATGCCTCATTCCCTCGTCCTTCCCTGTCGAAGTCAATTGGCAACGGTGTGCAGTTCCTCAATAGGCACCTGTCATCAAAGCTCTTCCATGTCAAGGAGAGCATGTACCCTTTGCTCAACTTCCTCCGTGCGCACAACTACAAGGGCATG CCTATGATGATGAACGACAGAGTCCGCAGTCTAAGTGCTCTCCAGGGAGCTCTGAGGAAGGCCGAGGAGCATCTGTCTGGTCTTCCAGCGGACACCCCGTACTCGGACTTTCACCACAG GTTCCAAGAACTTGGTTTGGAAAAGGGTTGGGGTGATTGTGCCAAACGTGCGCAAGAGACCCTTCACCTACTCCTCGACCTTCTTGAGGCACCTGACCCGTCCACACTTGAGAAGTTCCTTGGTACAATCCCAATGGTGTTCAATGTTGTCATCCTCTCTCCACATGGTTACTTTGCACAAGCCAATGTCTTGGGGTACCCTGACACCGGAGGGCAG GTTGTCTACATTTTGGATCAAGTCCGTGCTATGGAGAATGAGATGCTTTTGAGGATCAAGCAGCAAGGACTCGATATCACACCACGGATCCTTATT GTTACCAGGCTTCTCCCTGATGCAACCGGTACGACCTGCGGTCAGCGTCTTGAGAAGGTCCTCGGTACTGAGCACACCCACATccttcgtgtgccattcagaactGAAAATGGAATTGTTCGCAAATGGATCTCACGTTTTGAAGTCTGGCCATACCTGGAGACTTTCACTGAT GATGTGGCGCACGAGATTTCTGGAGAGCTCCAGGCCAACCCTGACCTGATCATCGGAAATTACAGTGATGGAAACCTTGTTGCATGTTTGCTTGCACACAAGATGGGCGTTACTCAT TGTACCATTGCGCATGCGCTTGAGAAAACCAAGTACCCCAACTCTGACCTGTACTGGAAGAAGTTTGAGGATCACTACCACTTCTCATGCCAGTTCACCACTGACTTGATTGCAATGAACCACGCAGACTTCATCATCACAAGTACCTTCCAAGAGATTGCTGGAAA CAAGGACACCGTTGGTCAGTACGAGTCTCACATGGCATTCACGATGCCTGGAATGTACCGTGTTGTCCACGGTATCGATGTTTTTGACCCCAAGTTTAACATAGTTTCGCCTGGTGCGGACATGTCCATCTACTTCCCGTACTCAGAGTCACAAAGGAGGCTCACCTCACTCCACCCAGAGATTGAGGAGCTGCTCTACAGTGATGTCGACAACGATGAGCACAA GTTTGTTCTGAAGGACAGGAACAAGCCAATCATCTTCTCGATGGCTCGTCTGGACCGTGTCAAGAACTTGACTGGTCTGGTTGAGCTGTATGGCCGGAACCCTCGCTTGCAGGAGCTTGTTAACCTTGTGGTTGTTTGTGGTGACCATGGCAACCCATCAAAGGACAAGGAGGAGCAGGCTGAGTTCAAAAAGATGTTTGACCTTATTGAGCAGTACAACCTGAATGGCCATATCCGCTGGATCTCTGCTCAGATGAACCGTGTCCGTAATGCTGAGCTCTATCGCTACATCTGCGACACCAAGGGTGCTTTTGTGCAG CCTGCATTCTATGAGGCTTTCGGGCTAACTGTCATCGAGGCCATGACCTGTGGTCTTCCAACATTTGCAACTGCATATGGTGGTCCAGCTGAGATCATCGTGAACGGTGTCTCCGGCTACCACATTGATCCTTACCAGGGTGACAAGGCCTCGGCTCTGCTCGTTGAGTTCTTTGAGAAGTGCCAGGGAGACCACAGCCACTGGACCAAGATCTCACTGGGAGGGCTTCAGCGTATTGAGGAGAA ATACACCTGGAAGCTTTACTCTGAGAGGCTGATGACCCTCACCGGTGTCTATGGCTTCTGGAAGTACGTCTCCAACCTTGAGAGGCGCGAGACCCGCCGCTACCTGGAAATGCTGTACGCGCTCAAGTACCGCACCATGGCCAGCACTGTTCCATTGGCTGTCGAGGGGGAGCCCTCGAGCAAGTGA